One window of the Equus caballus isolate H_3958 breed thoroughbred chromosome 2, TB-T2T, whole genome shotgun sequence genome contains the following:
- the SMIM43 gene encoding small integral membrane protein 43 isoform X1, with product MEWELNFLLYLALFFFLLFLLFLLLFVVIKQLKNSVASTAGALQPGRPSLHREPWGFSREQAV from the coding sequence ATGGAGTGGGAGCTCAACTTTCTGCTCTACCTGGcgcttttcttcttcctgctcttcTTACTTTTCCTGCTGCTCTTCGTGGTCATCAAGCAGCTGAAGAACTCCGTGGCCAGCACGGCCGGGGCCCTCCAGCCCGGTCGCCCCTCGCTGCACCGGGAGCCTTGGGGCTTCTCCCGCGAGCAAGCGGTGTGA